The following proteins are encoded in a genomic region of Catharus ustulatus isolate bCatUst1 chromosome 4, bCatUst1.pri.v2, whole genome shotgun sequence:
- the PHF5A gene encoding PHD finger-like domain-containing protein 5A has product MAKHHPDLIFCRKQAGVAIGRLCEKCDGKCVICDSYVRPCTLVRICDECNYGSYQGRCVICGGPGVSDAYYCKECTIQEKDRDGCPKIVNLGSSKTDLFYERKKYGFKKR; this is encoded by the exons ATGGCCAAGCACCACCCGGACCTCATCTTCTGCCGCAAGCAGGCGGGTGTGG caattGGAAGactctgtgaaaaat GTGATGGCAAGTGCGTGATCTGTGACTCGTACGTGCGGCCCTGCACGCTGGTGCGCATCTGTGACGAGTGTAACTACGGCTCCTACCAGGGCCGATGCGTCATTTGCGGGGGGCCTGGAGTGTCCGACGCCTACTACTGCAAGGAGTGCACCATCCAGGAAAAAGAT AGAGATGGTTGCCCTAAGATCGTCAACCTGGGCAGTTCCAAGACAGATCTTTTctatgaaaggaaaaagtatGGCTTCAAGAAGAGGTGA